From the Plasmodium malariae genome assembly, chromosome: 2 genome, one window contains:
- the PmUG01_02011000 gene encoding uncharacterized protein, whose protein sequence is MLSFSLGNKSAANAVSNAVSNAVSNAVSNAVSNAVSNAVSNAVSNAVSNAVSNAVSNAVSNAVSNDVSNAVSNDVSKWSTIMRVINKKTANMIIKVMDNGVKVIDKANDKAIDKAIDKASDKVIDKASDKAIDNAIVKVIIKRI, encoded by the exons atgttATCATTTAG TCTTGGAAATAAGTCAGCAGCAAATGCTGTATCAAATGCTGTATCAAATGCTGTATCAAATGCTGTATCAAATGCTGTATCAAATGCTGTATCAAATGCTGTATCAAATGCTGTATCAAATGCTGTATCAAATGCTGTATCAAATGCTGTATCAAATGCTGTATCAAATGCTGTATCAAATGATGTATCAAATGCTGTATCAAATGATGTATCAAAATGGAGTACTATTATGCGTGTGA TCAATAAGAAAACAGCTAACATGATAATTAAAGTAATGGACAATGGAGTAAAAGTAATTGACAAAGCAAATGATAAAGCAATTGATAAAGCAATTGATAAAGCAAGTGATAAAGTAATTGATAAAGCAAGTGATAAAGCTATTGATAATGCAATAGTCAAGGTAATAATTAAACGGATTTAG